A single window of [Clostridium] hylemonae DSM 15053 DNA harbors:
- a CDS encoding sensor histidine kinase, producing the protein MKFFWKIFCSTIIITAFTCSVGGYFLIHSQFQLSLDREIAAAYAENDILGQILDQELKDLTSMKEEVPEIADNITVNVSGGTIAFTVSDEKGSAVYRNSDLSGSRDIYGKIGGDNKGYEIYKTQGKYYIHAVRPIYARGEVMYLESFREITYLFEAKRQQYTTFAVLMAVLFVGVGLVSFVVSSLLLSPLKKLSSATKQMADGSFRPKLNIARSDEIGELASDFEQMSVKLEDMVNELKEYSRRQQDFVDNFSHELKTPLTSIIGYADMIRSREMEPERRMACADYIYTEGKRLETLSLKLMDLIVLENQEFTFRPVYMREFLGQIANAFAPVVADSGILFSSKVRDGVVSLEPDLMKTVCMNLLDNARKAAGRGDRILFTGRRLPDGMYCISVEDSGKGIPKGELSKITEAFYMVDKSRARAQGGAGMGLALCSRIVKLHRGRMKFVSREGKGTRVSVCLRDDSASREDKEGRKK; encoded by the coding sequence TTGAAGTTTTTTTGGAAAATATTTTGCAGCACCATTATCATCACCGCGTTTACGTGCAGTGTGGGCGGATACTTTCTCATTCACTCGCAGTTTCAGCTGTCGCTGGACCGTGAGATAGCGGCAGCCTATGCTGAAAATGATATTCTCGGGCAGATTTTAGACCAGGAGCTTAAAGATCTGACGTCTATGAAGGAAGAGGTGCCGGAGATCGCCGATAATATCACGGTCAATGTATCCGGCGGCACGATCGCGTTCACGGTCAGTGATGAAAAAGGTTCCGCTGTCTACAGAAACAGCGATCTGTCAGGAAGCAGGGACATATATGGCAAGATCGGCGGAGACAACAAAGGATATGAAATATACAAAACACAGGGGAAATATTATATCCATGCGGTGCGGCCGATCTATGCAAGAGGCGAGGTGATGTATCTGGAGAGCTTCCGGGAGATCACGTACCTGTTTGAGGCAAAGAGGCAGCAGTATACGACATTTGCCGTTTTGATGGCCGTCCTTTTTGTGGGCGTGGGTCTTGTTTCCTTTGTCGTGTCCAGTCTGCTTCTCTCCCCGCTGAAAAAGCTGTCTTCTGCCACAAAGCAGATGGCGGACGGAAGCTTCAGGCCGAAGCTCAATATCGCGCGCAGCGATGAGATCGGGGAGCTGGCCTCTGACTTTGAACAGATGTCGGTGAAGCTTGAAGATATGGTGAATGAATTAAAGGAGTATTCGCGGCGGCAGCAGGACTTTGTGGACAATTTCTCCCACGAGCTGAAAACGCCGCTCACATCGATCATCGGTTACGCGGACATGATCCGTTCCAGGGAGATGGAGCCGGAGCGGCGTATGGCCTGTGCGGACTATATTTATACAGAAGGAAAACGGCTGGAGACATTGTCTCTGAAGCTGATGGACCTGATCGTGCTTGAAAACCAGGAGTTCACATTCCGTCCGGTCTATATGCGCGAGTTTCTCGGACAGATAGCTAATGCGTTTGCGCCGGTTGTGGCGGACAGCGGGATCTTATTTTCTTCAAAAGTCCGGGACGGTGTCGTAAGTCTTGAGCCGGATCTTATGAAGACGGTCTGCATGAACCTGCTGGACAATGCGAGAAAGGCAGCCGGCAGAGGAGACAGGATCTTGTTTACAGGCAGGAGGCTGCCGGACGGGATGTACTGTATCTCTGTGGAGGACAGCGGTAAGGGGATCCCGAAGGGTGAGCTGTCCAAGATCACGGAAGCATTTTACATGGTGGACAAATCGCGCGCGCGGGCGCAGGGCGGGGCAGGCATGGGACTTGCTCTCTGCTCCAGAATTGTGAAGCTGCACCGGGGAAGGATGAAGTTTGTGAGCCGTGAAGGAAAGGGAACGCGGGTGTCCGTCTGTCTCAGGGACGATAGCGCTTCCCGGGAAGACAAAGAAGGGAGAAAAAAATGA
- a CDS encoding response regulator transcription factor — MNKILIVEDEVPISNLIKESLSDAGYLCFCAFDGIQAADMVEQKRYDLVLLDIMLPEINGYELLEYIRPLGIPVIFLTARSDVRDKVKGLKSGAEDYITKPFEIAELLARVETVLRRYGKTQRTVTLFDITVDTLSRTVKRNGETVALTAKEYELLLLFAQNRNVALYRDFLYERVWGETYLGDSRTVDLHVQRMRKKLGLEHKIVPVYKVGYRLEA; from the coding sequence ATGAATAAAATATTGATCGTAGAAGACGAGGTACCTATATCCAATCTTATAAAAGAGAGCTTAAGTGATGCGGGGTACCTCTGTTTTTGTGCCTTTGACGGGATACAGGCGGCGGACATGGTAGAGCAGAAGAGATATGATCTTGTACTTCTCGATATCATGCTTCCCGAGATCAACGGGTATGAGCTTCTGGAGTATATCAGACCTCTGGGCATACCGGTCATCTTCCTGACGGCAAGGTCAGATGTGAGGGACAAGGTGAAGGGGCTTAAATCCGGGGCGGAAGATTATATAACAAAGCCGTTTGAAATCGCAGAACTGCTGGCCCGGGTGGAGACGGTCCTCAGACGGTACGGAAAGACGCAGCGCACGGTCACACTTTTTGACATTACGGTGGACACGCTTTCCCGCACAGTCAAAAGGAACGGAGAGACGGTGGCGCTCACTGCCAAAGAATATGAACTGCTTCTTTTGTTTGCGCAGAACAGAAATGTGGCGCTGTACCGTGACTTTCTCTATGAGAGAGTGTGGGGGGAGACCTATCTTGGCGACAGCCGTACCGTGGACCTTCACGTTCAGCGCATGCGCAAGAAGCTCGGTCTGGAGCACAAGATCGTCCCTGTATACAAAGTAGGATATCGTCTGGAGGCGTAG
- a CDS encoding ABC transporter permease, which yields MAGKKIYAVWKKQMKDTLKNKAVLIQFVMFPVLSVIMQNSIQIEGMPKRYFIILFATMYVGMAPLTAAASIISEEKEKNTLRELLMANVKAGEYLLGIGLGIFVCSMLGAAVFALAGKYTGREAVHFLLIMGAGIIISLLLGAVIGITCRNQVTEVSVSVPVMLVFSFLPMIASFNEQVGAVSKYAYSQQISNYIGAIGEPAAGGGNLAVILCNAGLFAVLFVIVYRKCRLA from the coding sequence ATGGCGGGGAAAAAAATTTATGCGGTGTGGAAGAAACAGATGAAGGATACGCTGAAGAATAAGGCGGTGCTCATACAATTCGTCATGTTTCCGGTACTTTCCGTTATCATGCAGAACTCTATACAGATCGAAGGAATGCCAAAGCGGTATTTTATCATTCTGTTCGCCACCATGTATGTGGGGATGGCGCCTCTCACGGCAGCGGCATCCATAATATCAGAAGAAAAAGAAAAGAATACGCTGCGGGAGCTTCTGATGGCCAACGTCAAAGCTGGTGAATATCTGCTCGGAATCGGTCTCGGCATTTTTGTATGCTCTATGCTCGGGGCGGCTGTGTTTGCCCTGGCAGGCAAGTATACGGGAAGAGAGGCGGTGCATTTTCTTCTCATTATGGGAGCAGGAATCATAATCTCCCTGCTGCTTGGGGCAGTTATCGGCATCACGTGCAGGAATCAGGTGACGGAAGTGTCTGTCAGCGTGCCGGTCATGCTCGTGTTCTCCTTTCTGCCTATGATCGCCTCTTTTAATGAGCAGGTTGGCGCTGTCTCCAAATATGCGTATTCACAGCAGATCAGCAACTATATCGGCGCGATCGGAGAACCGGCCGCAGGAGGCGGAAATCTGGCTGTGATCTTGTGCAACGCGGGACTCTTTGCAGTGCTGTTTGTCATCGTATACCGCAAGTGCAGGCTCGCTTAA
- a CDS encoding ABC transporter ATP-binding protein produces the protein MERKISAENVRMRFKDKEVLKGISLSVSEGEIFGLLGPSGAGKTTLIKILTGQLGQTGGEAFIMGHDSRHPDNTVCARIGMVMDNSGLYERLSCRDNLAVFTDIYGISKKGIGEALYKVGLADAAKTPVHKLSKGMRQRLVLARALMHRPEVLFLDEPTGGLDPATASCIHSLILEQRDRGTAVMMTTHNMEEAAKLCGRIALLNDGSIVEEGEPEEICRRYNHQNKIKISLNDGRTVLLGNERSEAETIAEYFRSGMVAGIHSTEPDLQTVFMELTGRGL, from the coding sequence ATGGAACGGAAGATCAGCGCTGAAAATGTCCGCATGAGATTTAAAGACAAAGAGGTCCTGAAAGGAATCAGTCTCTCTGTGTCCGAAGGAGAGATCTTCGGTCTGCTCGGTCCGTCGGGAGCAGGGAAGACGACGCTCATAAAGATACTTACCGGGCAGCTTGGGCAGACCGGCGGAGAAGCATTTATTATGGGTCATGACAGCAGACATCCTGACAATACGGTCTGCGCCCGGATCGGAATGGTCATGGATAACAGCGGCCTGTACGAACGTCTTTCGTGCAGAGACAATCTGGCAGTGTTTACGGATATTTACGGCATTTCAAAGAAAGGGATCGGTGAAGCACTTTATAAGGTGGGACTTGCAGATGCGGCCAAAACTCCGGTCCATAAGCTTTCCAAAGGAATGCGGCAGCGGCTCGTTCTGGCGAGGGCTCTCATGCACCGGCCGGAGGTACTGTTCCTCGATGAGCCGACAGGCGGCCTCGACCCGGCCACAGCGTCCTGTATCCACAGCCTGATCCTTGAACAGAGAGACCGGGGGACAGCCGTGATGATGACGACTCACAACATGGAGGAGGCGGCAAAGCTCTGCGGGCGGATCGCGCTTCTTAACGACGGGAGTATCGTGGAGGAGGGGGAACCGGAAGAAATATGCAGAAGATATAATCACCAGAATAAGATCAAGATCAGCTTAAACGACGGCCGCACGGTTCTGCTCGGCAATGAGCGAAGTGAGGCGGAAACGATAGCGGAGTATTTCCGCAGCGGTATGGTGGCCGGGATCCATTCTACGGAGCCGGATCTGCAGACTGTATTTATGGAACTTACAGGAAGGGGGCTTTAG
- a CDS encoding LytTR family DNA-binding domain-containing protein translates to MKITINTDPAVSGTEITVNCAYLTPEVEKIISMLRMLEQKMTGIRDGEIHLLDIASILYIDTTDKKTFLYTMESVYETEMKLYELEEQLEESGFLRIAKSCIVNVRHITSLRADIDRKIRVTMDNREQLLVSRQYTKQLKERLGI, encoded by the coding sequence GTGAAGATAACGATCAATACAGACCCGGCAGTGTCCGGCACGGAGATCACGGTGAACTGTGCGTACCTGACGCCGGAGGTGGAAAAGATCATCTCCATGCTGAGGATGCTGGAACAGAAGATGACAGGGATCAGGGACGGCGAGATCCACTTGCTGGACATTGCCTCGATCCTGTATATAGACACGACAGATAAAAAGACATTTCTCTATACGATGGAATCTGTCTACGAGACAGAGATGAAGCTGTATGAACTGGAAGAACAGCTGGAAGAGAGCGGGTTTCTGCGCATTGCCAAATCCTGTATCGTCAACGTCCGCCACATTACATCGCTGAGAGCGGACATTGACAGAAAGATACGGGTCACAATGGACAACAGGGAGCAGCTTCTCGTGTCGAGACAGTATACAAAACAGCTGAAAGAAAGGTTGGGGATCTGA
- a CDS encoding ABC transporter permease yields MLKNNNGRIITKLARRSMAGNRRRNAVMATAILLSAFLLFTILTVGITYFKMQTRQEMRMKGADFDAVLIGGFTKEQRQLCEENADITTIGTEAKAGYTEETDEDDTLHTILIWSDDTYWNTQRKPAVERMEGRYPTKENELLATKAALEDCGKGDLGTGDSFALTYQDKHGTHTKEFIISGIWEGYGDNKVFYVSKSFFEQSGYKFSDTNSGILYLNFKSVLMTERAQSDFRDSLELGKQQRLFYSSGVEMSVQIVAGLAGLIIMTCLSAYLLIYNILYLSVSGSIRYYGLLQTVGMTGKQIRRLIQRQMLMIGTAGTAGGILLGSAVSFFLIPKVVKLMGIRDEVEVAFHPAVFLLSVAVAAATIYLGSRRPARIADSVSPLEALGYRAVSGNKPSHKTGKGNILWRMAREQLGRDKKKTGIVILSLAACLSVFLCLVTMIESHGARTIMSNYMNSDLIISNDTLRKEDTSKWARIIDKKFITGIREMDGVKQVHPMTSTQIIIPWEPGFSDMWMKEFYETWMDHSYGQDVEEYRQHPEKFYTFMSGIDEEEFDYVNSTLEKPVDKEKFMNGETCLIYRDDLSLKLSDVRGKKLAFTPYDDSAQSYSMEIGGMVDDGYYAYMTGMAPVIIVSDAFVDKTVEDPWISRAGIQYKEEYDAQTEAQIKDFAEKGPHGGDVSYDSKIDTMKSVKKAQGNMMGVGIGITLILAMIGIMNYINTVSGNIQNRQTELSVMESVGMTEKQVKGMLIREGLLFAGISLLLTATAGLGVTYACYESLNYMGIAFSVPVLPVLAMTALVSAVCTLVPLAVYEVIAGKKTIVERIRGFE; encoded by the coding sequence ATGCTTAAGAATAACAACGGCAGAATAATCACAAAGCTGGCGCGGCGTTCCATGGCAGGAAACCGGCGGAGAAACGCGGTGATGGCTACGGCCATTCTGTTGTCGGCCTTCCTTCTGTTTACCATATTGACAGTTGGCATCACTTACTTTAAGATGCAGACGCGTCAGGAGATGCGGATGAAAGGGGCGGATTTTGACGCGGTTCTTATCGGAGGATTTACAAAGGAGCAAAGACAGCTGTGTGAAGAGAATGCAGATATCACAACCATCGGCACAGAAGCAAAAGCCGGTTACACGGAAGAGACAGACGAGGATGATACGCTGCATACGATCCTTATATGGAGCGACGACACTTATTGGAACACGCAGAGAAAACCGGCAGTAGAACGGATGGAGGGAAGATATCCGACAAAGGAAAATGAGCTGCTGGCAACCAAGGCCGCCCTGGAAGACTGCGGAAAAGGGGATCTGGGGACAGGAGATTCTTTTGCGCTTACTTATCAGGACAAACATGGCACGCATACGAAGGAATTCATCATATCAGGCATATGGGAAGGCTATGGGGACAACAAAGTATTCTATGTGTCAAAATCATTTTTTGAGCAGTCCGGATATAAATTTTCTGATACAAACTCCGGCATTTTGTACCTGAATTTTAAATCTGTGCTGATGACGGAAAGGGCACAGTCGGATTTCAGGGATTCCCTGGAACTTGGAAAGCAGCAAAGGCTTTTTTACTCATCCGGGGTGGAAATGTCTGTACAGATCGTGGCAGGACTTGCGGGACTCATCATCATGACCTGTCTGAGCGCGTACCTGCTCATCTACAACATCCTGTACCTGTCGGTGTCGGGCAGTATACGATATTACGGCCTTCTTCAGACGGTCGGGATGACGGGAAAGCAGATACGGAGGCTGATACAGAGACAGATGCTCATGATCGGGACCGCCGGTACGGCCGGAGGGATCCTGCTTGGATCAGCGGTATCGTTCTTTCTGATCCCGAAAGTCGTGAAGCTGATGGGCATACGTGACGAGGTGGAGGTCGCCTTTCATCCGGCGGTCTTCCTGCTCAGCGTTGCCGTCGCCGCGGCTACCATATACCTTGGCAGCCGCAGGCCCGCCAGGATCGCGGATTCCGTATCTCCGCTGGAGGCGCTCGGCTACCGGGCGGTATCAGGGAATAAGCCGTCGCATAAGACGGGAAAGGGGAATATCCTGTGGAGGATGGCTCGGGAACAGCTTGGAAGGGATAAGAAAAAGACCGGTATCGTCATCCTGTCCCTGGCAGCCTGTCTGTCTGTATTTCTCTGTCTTGTCACAATGATCGAGAGCCATGGAGCCCGGACGATAATGTCCAATTACATGAATTCAGACCTGATCATTTCCAATGATACGCTGAGAAAAGAAGACACGTCAAAGTGGGCCCGAATAATAGATAAAAAGTTTATTACAGGGATCAGGGAGATGGACGGTGTAAAACAAGTGCATCCCATGACGAGCACACAGATCATCATCCCGTGGGAGCCCGGGTTTTCTGATATGTGGATGAAAGAATTCTATGAGACGTGGATGGACCACAGCTACGGACAGGACGTTGAAGAATACCGGCAGCATCCGGAAAAGTTCTACACCTTTATGTCCGGGATCGACGAGGAAGAATTTGATTATGTGAACAGTACGCTGGAAAAACCGGTGGATAAAGAGAAATTCATGAACGGAGAGACGTGCCTCATATACAGGGATGATCTGTCGCTTAAGCTGTCTGATGTAAGAGGGAAAAAGCTTGCTTTTACTCCGTATGATGACAGCGCACAGTCGTACAGCATGGAGATCGGTGGTATGGTGGATGACGGGTATTATGCATATATGACAGGTATGGCGCCTGTGATAATCGTAAGTGACGCGTTCGTGGATAAGACCGTTGAAGATCCATGGATCTCCAGAGCAGGCATCCAATATAAAGAAGAGTATGACGCGCAGACAGAGGCGCAGATAAAGGACTTTGCGGAAAAAGGCCCTCACGGGGGAGATGTGTCATATGATTCAAAGATAGATACTATGAAGTCGGTCAAAAAGGCACAGGGCAATATGATGGGCGTAGGGATCGGGATAACGCTCATACTCGCGATGATAGGGATCATGAATTATATTAACACAGTATCCGGAAATATACAGAACAGACAGACCGAGCTCTCTGTCATGGAGAGCGTGGGGATGACGGAAAAACAGGTGAAAGGCATGCTCATCAGGGAAGGGCTGCTGTTTGCGGGTATCTCTCTGCTGCTGACAGCTACAGCCGGGCTTGGAGTCACCTATGCGTGTTACGAGTCGCTGAATTACATGGGGATCGCGTTTAGCGTTCCGGTGCTGCCCGTATTGGCAATGACGGCACTTGTATCGGCCGTATGCACGCTCGTTCCGCTGGCCGTCTATGAAGTGATAGCGGGAAAGAAGACGATCGTGGAGAGGATCCGCGGATTTGAGTAA
- a CDS encoding ABC transporter ATP-binding protein — translation MKTWIVETKHLKKYYKLGENTVKALNGVDFQAEEGKFTAIVGKSGSGKSTLLHMIGGLDTPTEGQVIVDGKDLSRMNKEQLAVFRRRKVGFVFQSYNLVQDLNVYENVILPIELDGARVDREFVDEILKLLKLDEKREALPCTLSGGQQQRAAIARALASKPSIILADEPTGNLDTGTSHDVMGLLRVVARQFHQTLVLITHDQDIAQLADRIVRIEDGRIVKGSERHA, via the coding sequence ATGAAGACATGGATCGTAGAGACAAAACATCTGAAAAAGTATTATAAGCTTGGAGAAAATACGGTAAAGGCACTGAACGGCGTGGATTTTCAGGCGGAGGAAGGTAAGTTTACCGCTATCGTAGGAAAGTCGGGCAGCGGTAAGAGTACGCTGCTCCACATGATAGGCGGGCTGGATACACCGACAGAAGGACAGGTGATCGTGGACGGGAAAGATTTATCCCGCATGAACAAAGAACAGCTGGCGGTCTTCAGGAGACGTAAAGTTGGATTTGTGTTCCAGAGCTACAATCTGGTACAGGACTTGAACGTCTATGAAAATGTCATCCTGCCGATCGAGCTGGACGGCGCCCGCGTGGACAGAGAGTTTGTGGATGAAATACTTAAGCTTCTGAAGCTTGATGAAAAGAGGGAGGCGCTTCCGTGTACGCTGTCCGGCGGGCAGCAGCAGAGGGCGGCCATAGCCCGGGCGCTTGCCTCAAAACCATCTATCATACTTGCGGATGAGCCGACCGGTAATCTGGACACCGGGACAAGCCACGATGTTATGGGGCTGCTCCGGGTGGTCGCAAGGCAGTTTCACCAGACGCTCGTGCTCATCACGCATGACCAGGATATTGCGCAGCTGGCGGACCGGATCGTCCGTATCGAGGACGGCCGGATCGTGAAGGGAAGTGAGCGTCATGCTTAA
- a CDS encoding sensor histidine kinase → MAEVIIPALCFAAAAALMWHRMRELKRDIYTFTEKLEKSLDVMEKGEELKESGLPEDTLWGKTEGKLVKINHMWHQKYEENSREKRQMKELISDISHQTRTPVANMKLYLELLQSGAPDSEKYSEFLGKMAGQTEKLDFLLQGMVKMSRLEAGIIEIQYQKARIFETLVRAAEAAVPAAGKKGIKISVECAEEIQVTHDGKWTSEAIFNILDNAVKYTDPGGTVHISVTEQEFFTKISVKDSGKGIAQERQPLVFQRFYREPEVHGEEGIGVGLYLAREIITRQKGYIEVRSEAGAGSEFCIYLPNGI, encoded by the coding sequence ATGGCTGAAGTAATCATTCCCGCACTCTGTTTTGCCGCGGCAGCAGCCCTTATGTGGCACCGGATGCGGGAGCTTAAAAGAGACATCTATACATTTACGGAAAAACTGGAGAAGAGTCTGGACGTGATGGAAAAGGGGGAGGAGCTGAAAGAAAGCGGACTTCCCGAAGATACACTGTGGGGCAAGACAGAGGGGAAGCTTGTGAAGATAAATCACATGTGGCATCAGAAATATGAGGAAAACAGCAGAGAGAAGAGACAGATGAAGGAACTTATATCTGACATATCCCATCAGACACGGACGCCTGTAGCCAATATGAAGCTGTATCTGGAACTTCTGCAGTCAGGGGCTCCTGACTCTGAAAAGTACAGTGAATTTCTTGGAAAGATGGCGGGGCAGACAGAAAAGCTGGATTTCCTCCTCCAGGGAATGGTCAAGATGTCCCGCCTGGAGGCGGGTATCATTGAGATACAGTACCAAAAGGCGCGTATATTTGAGACACTCGTGCGTGCGGCTGAGGCGGCAGTTCCCGCCGCCGGGAAAAAGGGGATCAAGATCAGTGTGGAATGCGCTGAAGAGATACAGGTGACCCACGACGGGAAATGGACGAGCGAGGCCATATTCAATATTCTGGACAATGCCGTAAAGTATACAGATCCGGGCGGAACAGTGCATATAAGCGTAACGGAGCAGGAGTTCTTTACAAAGATAAGCGTTAAGGACAGCGGAAAAGGCATTGCACAGGAAAGGCAGCCGCTTGTATTCCAGCGGTTCTACCGCGAGCCGGAAGTGCACGGTGAGGAAGGGATCGGCGTAGGGCTGTATCTTGCAAGAGAGATCATAACACGTCAGAAAGGATATATAGAAGTGCGGTCCGAAGCGGGAGCGGGTTCAGAGTTCTGTATTTATCTTCCGAACGGGATATAA
- a CDS encoding response regulator transcription factor, which produces MQKILIVEDDIELNQGISYSLEREGYLVISAHSLKEARRLFWQECADLVLLDVNLPDGEGFALCRWMKEQKEIPVIFLTARDMEEDALNGYETGADDYVTKPFSMKILLKKMNVILKRADTGARNIYDDGFLKIDFDMAKMEAGGTECAVTPTEFRMLRLFTDNAGQLLTYSVLLEQLWDCDGQFVDRHTLAVNVNRLRGKIEDEKHKYISNVYGMGYQWLK; this is translated from the coding sequence ATGCAGAAAATATTAATTGTAGAAGATGATATAGAACTGAATCAAGGTATATCCTATTCCCTTGAACGGGAGGGGTATCTCGTCATATCTGCACATTCCCTGAAGGAGGCCAGGCGCCTCTTTTGGCAGGAATGTGCAGATTTGGTTTTGCTCGATGTTAATCTGCCTGACGGAGAGGGATTTGCGCTCTGCAGGTGGATGAAGGAGCAAAAGGAGATTCCCGTGATCTTCCTCACGGCCCGGGATATGGAGGAGGATGCGCTCAACGGTTATGAGACCGGCGCGGACGATTATGTGACCAAGCCGTTTTCCATGAAGATCCTGCTGAAAAAGATGAACGTCATCTTAAAGCGCGCGGACACGGGTGCGAGAAATATATATGATGACGGCTTTTTGAAGATTGACTTTGACATGGCAAAGATGGAAGCCGGAGGAACTGAATGTGCGGTGACGCCCACAGAATTTCGGATGCTGCGCCTGTTCACAGACAATGCCGGGCAGCTGCTCACCTATTCGGTACTGCTGGAACAGTTGTGGGACTGCGACGGCCAGTTTGTAGACAGGCATACGCTTGCGGTGAACGTAAACCGGCTGCGGGGCAAGATCGAGGATGAGAAGCACAAATATATATCAAATGTTTACGGGATGGGGTATCAATGGCTGAAGTAA